A part of Chondrinema litorale genomic DNA contains:
- the mads6 gene encoding methylation-associated defense system protein kinase MAD6: MAKIIKPPYFESVVNAGEKRLLDYLKVNLPDSYYLVPNVEIASTNPRNNRTQYWEYDLIVVAPHAIYNIENKDWKGRIEGDDNYWYVNDKQRNNPLRTGRQKTAILASKLKEHEYDWGIAWIQNMVTLSFPNTYTPSLWQEAGKLTFQLDEKLIEYITDPYGVGKLENDIADIQKDIIEFLIGNQSKKAPNEKREVEGYEIIEILQQEPNFIEYLVKPKGVTSSIRKRVKEFSLQVLGLSLEDLRKREEAIKNQYKALHKIKSKPFILNVEFKIDEENHLFYEISDFLDENSLRAEARSKTFTFQEKIGILRNVMAALKEAHKENIYHRDINPDNIYMSSGYAYLGNFGKSYFTDHNEQGYTVMATINEMNATPYHPLELTVGDASRSSDIYSLGVLIYWLFTSEEPFKTPYELDKLGGQILEEKLPSQINKALPKWLDELCLKTVLTDEMKRIDSIEELENFINDSIKESQTEQQPSKTTPSKAPQQTEAPDLKEGDRVGEYVIHEILGQGGYSKVFKVKHSIQGKYYTMKLFHESVNVQSVSDEYNALINLNQNNIVKFVWNGIAPTGQFFTLMEYLDGENLSIYTRTDARLPIYRVYQAAKDILGALVSMQNMPKSVLHRDIKPQNIIWDNQERFVLIDFNVASFAEDNKDFVGTNPYLAPDLITDNYKVNWDKSADTFALGITLYELICKQYPWGAVKIPKMSSFPTNAIELEPRISNDFNDFLMRAISTNSETRFKNAQEMLDALLEIGEEGILERKKEKVEMAVEIEKQDDFVKYINSLYSQSKHGNSGTRANFDTNIYDELTYTPTKLDNHLIPAILDGQFKLLIITGNAGDGKTAFIRKIEEDKNISQLERFGHKNGARFKINGVSFESNYDGSQDEDERANNEVLESFFQPFEDISNYNQAKEGRIIAINEGRLVEFLKTTEKHKALHDHIENYFYNEGHHELPEGLMIINLNLRSVGAQTDSEPSLFRQQVKALTQKKLWSKCEECSLANQCFIKYNVDSFNDTATGEEVITRMEWLLRTASLKRELHITMRDLRSFIAYTLTRDYDCKDIEGLFQQNQSTPEHYWQHYYFNITNPSVDDSGNQDRLIKLLRETDIGEVSIPDLDRDLFFGKHQPKHYLEFAEREINLLEVFNSIERIKPTYEQDDNEVARIKTIQKNFVRHQYFEGKAELLNIQNGYVKNNGEEETLKLPSYLLRLPYHSVFKFVKVLEEGDTDNHTKSSISRAISLNEGCDNPGIDQNYLVLSSTEIRDPFSKSFRLFDLKDFELFVNRTDHLVNYLEYEPDSLTFRHKGKNTKHIKLTISLDLYEMLYFIQQGFSPSLNDLRGKFVELIIFKNLLENLSYKEVVVTKDNMEFFRISKDEQNLLEIQPMEI; this comes from the coding sequence TTAAAGAACATGAATACGATTGGGGAATAGCATGGATTCAAAACATGGTTACGCTTTCGTTCCCTAATACCTACACACCTTCACTTTGGCAAGAAGCAGGCAAGCTCACTTTTCAGCTCGATGAAAAACTGATTGAATACATTACCGATCCTTATGGGGTTGGGAAATTAGAAAATGACATTGCCGATATTCAAAAAGATATTATTGAGTTTTTAATTGGGAACCAAAGCAAGAAAGCTCCCAACGAAAAACGTGAGGTTGAAGGCTATGAGATTATTGAGATTTTACAACAAGAGCCCAACTTTATAGAGTATTTGGTAAAGCCTAAAGGGGTTACTTCTTCAATTCGTAAACGAGTTAAAGAATTCTCCTTACAAGTTTTAGGCTTATCATTAGAAGACCTTCGCAAACGTGAAGAAGCCATAAAAAATCAGTACAAGGCGCTACATAAAATTAAATCAAAGCCATTTATCCTGAATGTAGAGTTTAAAATTGACGAAGAAAATCACCTTTTTTATGAGATTTCAGACTTTTTAGATGAAAACTCGCTACGTGCAGAAGCTCGCTCTAAAACCTTCACATTTCAAGAGAAAATTGGTATTCTTCGTAATGTAATGGCAGCTTTAAAAGAAGCTCACAAAGAAAATATTTACCATAGAGATATTAATCCGGACAATATCTATATGAGCAGCGGGTATGCTTATTTGGGAAACTTCGGTAAATCTTATTTCACTGATCACAACGAGCAGGGTTATACCGTAATGGCAACCATCAACGAGATGAATGCCACACCTTATCACCCATTAGAATTAACCGTAGGAGATGCTTCTCGATCATCAGACATCTACTCACTTGGGGTCTTAATCTATTGGTTATTCACCAGTGAAGAACCCTTTAAAACACCTTACGAATTAGATAAATTGGGTGGGCAAATACTGGAAGAAAAGCTACCAAGCCAAATCAACAAGGCTCTTCCAAAATGGTTAGATGAACTTTGCTTAAAAACGGTTTTAACTGATGAAATGAAACGTATTGACAGCATTGAGGAACTCGAAAACTTTATCAATGATTCTATCAAGGAATCACAAACAGAGCAACAGCCTTCAAAAACTACTCCTTCCAAAGCTCCACAACAAACGGAAGCTCCCGATTTAAAAGAAGGAGATCGTGTTGGTGAATATGTAATTCACGAAATATTAGGTCAAGGAGGTTATTCTAAGGTTTTCAAGGTAAAGCACAGCATTCAAGGGAAGTACTATACAATGAAGCTTTTCCATGAAAGCGTAAATGTTCAGTCAGTATCTGATGAATACAATGCACTAATTAACCTGAATCAAAACAACATTGTAAAGTTTGTTTGGAATGGAATTGCTCCAACTGGTCAATTCTTTACCTTGATGGAATACTTGGATGGCGAAAACCTAAGTATTTACACTCGTACTGATGCTCGTCTTCCTATTTATCGTGTTTATCAAGCTGCAAAAGATATTTTAGGTGCTTTGGTTTCTATGCAAAATATGCCAAAATCGGTATTACATAGAGACATTAAACCACAAAACATCATTTGGGACAATCAGGAACGCTTTGTTTTAATTGATTTCAATGTAGCTTCCTTTGCAGAAGACAATAAAGACTTTGTTGGAACCAATCCTTACTTAGCTCCAGACTTAATTACAGACAACTACAAAGTAAACTGGGATAAGTCGGCAGATACCTTTGCATTGGGTATTACCCTTTATGAGCTTATTTGTAAGCAGTACCCTTGGGGTGCAGTTAAAATTCCTAAAATGAGTTCTTTTCCTACTAATGCAATAGAGCTAGAACCAAGAATATCAAATGATTTTAATGATTTTCTGATGCGTGCAATTAGCACAAATTCAGAAACTAGGTTTAAGAATGCCCAAGAAATGTTGGATGCCCTTTTGGAAATTGGAGAAGAAGGCATTTTAGAAAGGAAAAAGGAAAAAGTGGAAATGGCTGTTGAAATTGAAAAGCAAGATGATTTTGTAAAATACATCAACTCATTGTACAGTCAGTCAAAGCACGGAAACTCTGGAACTAGAGCCAATTTCGACACCAATATTTATGACGAATTAACCTATACACCTACTAAACTGGATAACCACCTTATTCCGGCAATATTGGATGGTCAATTCAAACTTTTAATCATTACAGGTAATGCAGGAGATGGCAAAACGGCTTTTATCAGAAAGATTGAAGAAGATAAAAACATCAGTCAATTAGAGCGTTTTGGTCATAAAAATGGAGCTCGATTCAAAATCAATGGTGTATCATTTGAAAGTAACTACGACGGTTCGCAAGATGAAGATGAAAGAGCTAATAATGAAGTATTGGAGAGCTTCTTTCAACCTTTTGAAGATATTTCAAATTACAACCAAGCCAAAGAAGGAAGAATTATTGCCATCAATGAAGGTCGATTGGTTGAGTTCTTAAAAACCACAGAAAAGCATAAAGCTCTTCACGATCATATTGAGAACTATTTCTACAATGAAGGACATCACGAGCTACCAGAAGGCTTAATGATTATTAACCTGAATTTACGATCGGTCGGAGCCCAAACTGATAGTGAGCCTAGTTTATTCAGGCAACAAGTAAAAGCCCTTACCCAAAAGAAATTATGGAGTAAATGTGAAGAGTGCTCCTTGGCAAATCAATGTTTCATCAAATACAACGTTGATTCATTCAATGATACGGCTACTGGTGAAGAAGTAATTACAAGAATGGAATGGCTGCTAAGAACAGCTAGTCTAAAAAGAGAATTGCACATTACCATGAGGGACTTACGTTCTTTCATAGCCTATACACTTACTCGTGATTATGATTGTAAGGATATTGAAGGCTTGTTCCAACAAAATCAATCTACACCGGAGCATTACTGGCAACATTATTACTTCAACATCACCAACCCTTCGGTTGATGATTCAGGTAATCAGGATAGATTAATAAAACTGCTAAGAGAAACAGATATTGGTGAAGTCTCAATTCCTGATTTAGATAGAGATTTGTTCTTCGGAAAACACCAACCGAAACATTACCTCGAATTTGCTGAAAGGGAAATCAATCTTTTAGAGGTATTTAATTCTATTGAAAGAATTAAACCAACCTATGAACAAGACGATAACGAAGTGGCAAGAATAAAGACCATTCAAAAGAACTTTGTTCGTCATCAATACTTTGAAGGAAAAGCGGAATTACTTAACATCCAGAATGGCTATGTAAAGAATAATGGTGAAGAAGAAACCTTAAAACTTCCTTCATACCTTTTACGACTACCTTACCACTCTGTATTTAAGTTTGTGAAGGTATTGGAAGAAGGTGATACAGACAATCATACAAAATCAAGCATTTCAAGAGCTATTTCATTGAATGAGGGTTGCGATAATCCGGGAATAGATCAAAATTATTTGGTGCTTTCCTCTACTGAAATAAGAGATCCATTTAGTAAGTCCTTCCGCTTGTTTGATTTGAAAGATTTCGAGTTGTTTGTAAACAGAACAGATCATTTGGTGAACTACTTGGAGTATGAACCGGATAGTTTGACCTTTAGACATAAAGGAAAAAACACTAAACACATTAAGCTTACCATATCCTTAGACCTTTATGAAATGTTATATTTCATTCAGCAAGGCTTTAGTCCATCATTGAATGACCTAAGAGGGAAATTTGTAGAGTTGATCATCTTCAAAAACTTATTGGAGAATCTAAGTTACAAAGAAGTGGTGGTTACTAAGGATAACATGGAGTTTTTTAGAATCAGTAAAGACGAGCAAAACCTTCTTGAAATTCAACCAATGGAGATATAA